ACTGCATGtcatgccctctctccctctccctccccacattTCCTGTATtctcaacaaacaaaaacacactatCTCTATCATAGATGATGAGTCATGCTCCTCACTTGGCAGGTCTGTCGATGAGACCTGCTTGACGTTGGTGTCCATCCTGCAGGTGGTGATCCGGCGGAGGCCCCTGTTCTACACGGTGAACCTGCTCCTGCCTAGCATCTTCCTCATGGTCATGGACATCGTGGGCTTCTACCTTCCTCCTGACAGTGGAGAGAGGGTCTCCTTCAAGATCACGCTGCTGCTGGGCTACTCCGTGTTCCTCATCATCGTGTCCGACACGCTCCCCGCCACAGCCATCGGGACGCCTCTCATAGGTGAGGGGGTCGGCCAGCGCCCTGGTctgggccaggggagagggatgggtgTGTGGCAGTGTCTGATGAAGGAGTGGCAGGCGATGGGGATGGGTGTGTGGCAGTGTCTGATGAAGGAGTGGCAGGCGATGGGGATGGGTGTGTGGCAGTGTCTGATGAAGGAGTGGCAGGCGATGGGGATGGGTGTGTGGCAGTGTCTGATGAAGGAGTGGCAGGCGATGGGGATGGGTGTGTGGCAGTGTCTGATGAAGGAGTGGCAGGCGATGGGGATGGGTGTGTGGCAGTGTCTGATGAAGGAGTGGCAGGCGATGGGGATGGGTGTGTGGCAGTGTCTGATGAAGGAGTGGCAGGCGATGGGGATGGGTGTGTGGCAGTGTCTGATGAAGGAGTGGGGATCTGTAACTTCCTGGTGAACTATGTTAGGAGCCTGTGCtgtagattacatttacatttagcagacgctcttatccagagtgacttacagtaagtacagggacattctccggcatctaaccaacaaccttctgattaatagcccgactacctaacctctcatccatctgaccccccaaaGGTCTGTAGATCATCTTCACAGGTCTTTGTGTTGATGTTAGCGTGAACTTGTgttcctctctgtgtttctccacctgtctgtctgtgtgtgtctctctcctcccccctccaggtgtgtACTTCGTGGTGTGCATGGCCCTGCTGGTGATCAGCCTGACAGAGACAGTGGTGATCGTGCGTCTGGTGCACAAGCAGGACCTGCAGCGCCGCGTGCCTCCCTGGCTGCGTCgcctgctgctggagagagCCGCCTCGCTCTTCTGCGTCCGCAGCAAACACACGCTGTGTCCCGTCCTGGCCCACGAGCCCCAAGTGGACATCTACAAGGAGAGCAGCACTGGTGCAGGtacagggaggaagggaggtaatagaggaggagatggatagatggagtTAAGGATAGAGGACAAATGGGAGGTTAGATAAGAGCAGGgtggggctgaggggagggtgtgaagatggaggtgtgtgtggtggtcacTCCTTCAGAGAGAACCTTGTTGGGAACGTTCACCGttgccctccctgtccccccacAGCACGCTGCAGCCACCACCCGCACCCCCAGGGGGGGCGCGGCGAGcgaggcctgggcctgggcctgggcctgcccCCTGCCAGGGACCCCACCCCACCGGTCATGGAGAACATCCTGCAGGAGATCTGCTCCATACGCCTcttcctggagaggagagacgagtgCCGCGACATTGCCAAGGAGTGGCTCCAGGTGGGCTACGTCCTGGACGTGCTGCTGTTCAGGGTATACCTGCTGGCTGTGCTGGCCTACAGCATCACCCTGGGCACCCTGTGGTCGGTCTGGCAGTACGCCTgacagcctgcagggggcgctgtgCATCAGGAAGGGTTTAATATCAATGACTAACAATGGTCTGATGGAGCGAAGGTTAGGGGGATGGTTTTCAGGCACGCGTGGTGGGGGCAGAGGTTTGGACGCGGCCCGTTAAATGTAATTTTCTTCGtaaaaagagtgtgtgtatgggggggggggggggcagattcgCCGTTTTCAGTCCCAACCAAGTCCcacccgtgtatagtgaaagcCACGCCCCTGGACTGAGCGGAGGTTAGGGTGTTGAAGGAGGGATGTGCTGGGGTGGGTATTACAGAGATGGAGCGTCTGAGTTCAAAAAGGAGCTTGTGGACAGTGGGTCTGGCTGTCGATGTAAAATATGAACGTAGAGCCTGAACTGTGTCTGACTGATGCTGTTAGGAATGTATTCTATACTGACTGGAGAATCAGGAGACTTCAGATTAAAATGTTACATGTTTGGACATAACACATATACTCTGACATGTGTATTTAAAGTATTTTGAGAGTTTTGTGTTTTGTAGTAGAATTTCACTGGCTTGTTTCCTGTGTGTCGACTGTATTGCTGTTGTCGTTGCCATCTTAACTCTTGAACAAGTCACTATATTACATTTGGCATAATTGTATTTTAGATTATTCTTACACATACAAAATGTTGGACTCAATCTATTAATAAAGGACATCACAGTCACCTATTAAAATATGTTTACCGAAAAAAGGTCGTAGTTAATGATAACATAAAACGATATTGA
The genomic region above belongs to Hypomesus transpacificus isolate Combined female chromosome 20, fHypTra1, whole genome shotgun sequence and contains:
- the htr3a gene encoding 5-hydroxytryptamine receptor 3A, which translates into the protein MRCSALWASLGLLVVLGGARAGTVKKLGNNTGRFANATLVRLSEFLSAGYKKGVRPVRDWRQSTMVAIDLMVYSILNVDEKNQVLTTYIWYRQEWIDEFLVWNPEDFDEVKQVSIPTANLWVPDILINEFVDVGKSPDIPYVYVGHNGLVRNYKPIQVVTACTLNIYNFPFDLQNCSLTFQSWLHTINDINITLMRSPENLKEDKSLFMNQGEWELLHVLSKYKSFSLDNSDYYAEMKFNVVIRRRPLFYTVNLLLPSIFLMVMDIVGFYLPPDSGERVSFKITLLLGYSVFLIIVSDTLPATAIGTPLIGVYFVVCMALLVISLTETVVIVRLVHKQDLQRRVPPWLRRLLLERAASLFCVRSKHTLCPVLAHEPQVDIYKESSTGAARCSHHPHPQGGRGERGLGLGLGLPPARDPTPPVMENILQEICSIRLFLERRDECRDIAKEWLQVGYVLDVLLFRVYLLAVLAYSITLGTLWSVWQYA